The following are from one region of the Littorina saxatilis isolate snail1 linkage group LG4, US_GU_Lsax_2.0, whole genome shotgun sequence genome:
- the LOC138964464 gene encoding mitogen-activated protein kinase 14-like: MSGPKQKDGFHRVELNKTVWEVPARYQMLSPIGVGAYGQVVSSYDQESDTKVAIKKLARPFQTAIHAKRTYRELRMLKHMNHENVINLLDCFTPCFTLEEFSDVYMVTSLMGADLNNIFKTQRLSDDHVQFLVYQILRGLKYIHSAGIIHRDLKPSNIAVNEDCELKILDFGLARHAEDEMTGYVATRWYRAPEIMLNWMKYNNTVDIWSVGCIMAEMITGKPLFPGTDHIDQLTRILQLVGSPDEHLFDKISSEDAKKFIRSMPIMRKKDFKDVFAGANPEAIHLLERMLDLDTERRISATEALAHPYLKQYADPQDEPTALPYDQSFENYELSIPEWKRLVYDEVVNFVPLPDPSMVPSGD, from the exons ATGTCTGGTCCCAAGCAGAAAGACGGGTTTCACCGCGTGGAGCTGAACAAAACAGTATGGGAGGTTCCTGCTCGCTACCAAATGCTGTCTCCCATCGGTGTAGGAGCTTACGGCCAAGTCGT GTCGTCATACGACCAGGAAAGTGATACAAAGGTGGCCATCAAGAAACTAGCCCGTCCGTTCCAGACAGCCATACACGCCAAACGAACATACAGGGAACTCAGGATGCTGAAACACATGAACCATGAAAAC GTTATAAATCTCCTAGACTGTTTCACCCCATGCTTTACACTGGAGGAATTCAGTGATGT GTACATGGTAACATCCTTGATGGGCGCAGACTTGAACAACATTTTCAAAACACAACGTCTTAGCGACGACCATGTACAGTTCCTTGTGTATCAGATACTCCGGGGTCTAAAG TACATTCATTCTGCGGGCATTATTCACAGA GATCTCAAACCAAGTAACATTGCAGTCAACGAGGATTGTGAGCTGAAG ATTTTGGACTTTGGACTGGCTCGACATGCAGAAGACGAGATGACAGGTTACGTGGCGACAAGGTGGTACAGGGCACCAGAAATCATGCTCAACTGGATGAAATACAACAACACAG TGGACATTTGGTCAGTTGGGTGCATAATGGCGGAGATGATCACGGGCAAACCTCTGTTCCCTGGCACAGATC ACATTGATCAGCTGACGAGAATACTTCAGCTGGTGGGGTCACCGGATGAGCACCTTTTCGACAAGATCTCAAGTGAAGat GCCAAAAAGTTCATTCGATCCATGCCAATCATGAGGAAAAAGGACTTCAAAGACGTTTTCGCTGGCGCCAACCCAGAAG CGATCCATTTACTGGAGCGGATGTTGGACCTGGACACGGAGCGACGCATCTCAGCCACAGAGGCCTTGGCCCACCCTTACCTGAAGCAGTACGCTGACCCACAGGACGAGCCCACCGCTCTGCCTTACGATCAGTCCTTTGAGAATTACGAGCTGTCCATACCTGAATGGAAAC GTCTGGTGTACGATGAGGTGGTGAATTTCGTCCCATTGCCTGACCCCAGCATGGTTCCAAGTGGAGATTGA